Proteins encoded in a region of the Drosophila gunungcola strain Sukarami chromosome 3L unlocalized genomic scaffold, Dgunungcola_SK_2 000005F, whole genome shotgun sequence genome:
- the LOC128259525 gene encoding LOW QUALITY PROTEIN: mitochondrial import inner membrane translocase subunit TIM50-B (The sequence of the model RefSeq protein was modified relative to this genomic sequence to represent the inferred CDS: inserted 5 bases in 4 codons; deleted 1 base in 1 codon) yields MYKLPMSSIAIVQLFDRCPSFGRKLINTSRALTFGLWRTAVGTLKEVADEPANPGEIYGAWKKPGCSLCFGFQSCLHCCNTKASLVFVALRRYSTYEKTSTQILSKLFSQTFAELNDEESRKRRKREEEEEMKEMERXRMKLGFALFGIGELLFSSWAIYYFGKPALDEQGNEVIDEFSQLSLMQQYLARTLNSVNHFQRFIQDPSSQKLLPXPLQAPYVQPPYTLVLEIKDVLIHPDWTYETGWRFKKRPGVDIVFLKECAKYFEIXFPLLDALDPNAFIIYRLVRDSTHFVEGHQVKNLDNLNRDLKRVVVVDWDRNSTKLHPSNCFSIPRWSGNDNDTALFYLVSFLSVLGTSEIDDVREVLQYYNKFSDPISQFRENQRKLXEQMQADELENNSKSKPVLKN; encoded by the exons ATGTACAAGCTGCCCATGTCTTCAATAGCTATCGTACAGCTGTTTGATAGATGCCCGTCGTTTGGTCGCAAGCTTATTAATACATCAAGGGCGTTGACCTTTGGCTTATGGCGCACAGCGGTCGGCACACTTAAGGAGGTGGCCGACGAACCGGCAAATCCTGGTGAAATTTACGGGGCGTGGAAAAAGCCAGGCTGCAGTTTGTGTTTTGGATTCCAATCTTGTCTACATTGCTGCAACACAAAAGCGTCTTTGGTATTCGTTGCGCTACGGCGCTACTCGACTTATGAAAAGACGTCTACGCAAATCCTATCGAAGCTCTTTTCCCAAACCTTTGCTGAGCTCAACGACGAGGAGAGTCGGAAGCGTCGCAAACGAGAGGAAGAGGAGGAAATGAAGGAAATGGAGC GCCGTATGAAACTAGGTTTTGCACTCTTTGGTATAGGAGAATTGCTGTTCTCTTCCTGGGCCATATACTATTTTGGCAAGCCAGCACTGGATGAACAAGGCAACGAGGTTATAGACGAGTTTAGTCAACTGTCACTAATGCAGCAATACCTAGCTCGGACCTTGAATTCGGTGAACCACTTTCAACGATTTATACAGGATCCGTCAAGTCAGAAGCTACTTC AACCTCTTCAGGCTCCTTACGTGCAGCCGCCTTATACCCTGGTGCTTGAGATTAAGGACGTGTTGATACATCCTGATTGGACCTACGAAACCGGCTGGCGCTTTAAGAAACGACCCGGCGTTGACATA GTATTTCTTAAAGAGTGTGCTAAGTATTTTGAAAT GTTTCCACTGCTCGACGCCCTTGACCCAAACGCTTTTATTATATATCGTCTGGTTCGTGACTCAACACACTTTGTTGAAGGCCATCAAGTGAAGAATCTTGACAACCTGAACCGAGACTTAAAGCGTGTGGTGGTCGTGGATTGGGACAGAAACTCCACCAAGTTGCATCCTTCAAATTGTTTCTCGATTCCGCGATGGTCGGGAAACGACAATGACACGGCTCTTTTTTATCTTGTGTCGTTTCTAAGTGTCCTGGGCACCAGTGAGATAGACGATGTCCGGGAAGTGCTGCAGTACTATAATAAGTTTAGTGACCCCATATCTCAGTTCCGGGAAAACCAGCGAAAAC GTGAGCAAATGCAGGCTGATGAACTGGAAAATAATAGCAAGTCTAAGCCGGTACTTAAGAACTAA
- the LOC128259527 gene encoding uncharacterized protein LOC128259527: MNLMITSTAVLQLVLVVLAQIPSSIEGDGTSDGIRLVMEKSSGNLVYYRQARALDDAIVTSTTNGDSHRIRKNRKINKSQEHFQQVHKSGSRKLVVAENGSAATQNSQPKHKQGHKNTNKQQRQGTKQQHAQSQHHGGKRTGPKAKTSDNGSGSSTCRYAKSAWSNCDDKTNVRTRVLSLKKGEQNCLPTRTIQKKCKKGCRYEKGTWSQCNDGHMTREDKLQAEAVGGSDQNCDPVRTVSKKCKANSGAGKQHGQNRGTKERKGDRRILSHD, encoded by the exons ATGAATCTCATGATAACTTCGACCGCGGTTCTGCAATTAGTTTTGGTAGTTTTGGCACAGATTCCGTCGTCTATTGAGGGCGATGGCACTTCTGATGGCATCCGCCTGGTTATGGAGAAGAGTTCGggtaatttagtttattatcgTCAGGCTCGCGCTCTTGATGATGCGATAGTCACATCCACAACAAATGGCGACTCTCACCGCATTAGGAAAAatcgtaaaataaataagtcgCAGGAGCACTTCCAGCAGGTGCACAAATCGGGTTCTAGGAAACTAGTAGTTGCCGAAAATGGCAGTGCAGCAACACAAAACTCGCAACCGAAGCACAAACAAGGCCACAAAAACACTAATAAGCAGCAGCGACAGGGAACCAAGCAGCAGCATGCACAAAGCCAACACCACGGCGGCAAAAGAACAGGACCCAAGGCAAAGACGTCAGATAACG GGTCGGGGTCTTCGACCTGTCGTTACGCTAAGAGCGCTTGGTCAAACTGCGATGACAAAACCAACGTACGCACGCGAGTTTTATCTCTAAAAAAAGGAGAGCAAAATTGCTTGCCAACTCGGACAATACAAAAGAAGTGCAAGAAAG GCTGTCGTTATGAGAAGGGTACTTGGTCGCAATGCAACGATGGACACATGACCAGAGAGGATAAGTTACAAGCAGAGGCAGTCGGTGGTAGTGACCAGAACTGCGATCCTGTGCGTACTGTCAGCAAAAAGTGCAAGGCAAATTCGGGTGCAGGAAAACAACACGGACAGAATCGTGGCACAAAAGAACGCAAGG GTGACCGACGCATTTTGTCTCACGATTAA
- the LOC128259320 gene encoding peptidyl-prolyl cis-trans isomerase NIMA-interacting 1 — MNSENVELYNCTSESDLAEKYLYGGFIVDSDLSIGSGGVTKATENNKLPVGWEERLAPKTKECYFYDTNTRKVYFTLPPKQYIGGQDDGWNGIAGNEYECNYRCTLRCRHILVKHSKSDRRSSFRERIVKRTKEEALDFISQARDQITAGEIEFAELAREISDCCSARLGGDVGSFKLTQLYFGFEKKVLRLKINELSSIFETRAGYHILLRTPANYSDIDSPKSRRKHRRFKKISYAIEKEYCLPEGIAPTSPFL; from the exons ATGAACTCTGAAAATGTTGAGCTATACAATTGTACTTCAGAAAG cGACCTTGCTGAAAAATACCTGTATGGTGGCTTTATTGTCGACAGTGACTTGTCGATCGGATCTGGCGGAGTAACTAAAGCCACAGAGAATAACAAGTTGCCTGTTGGTTGGGAAGAACGGTTGGCTCCCAAAACTAAGGAATGCTACTTCTATGATACAAATACCCGAAAAGTATACTTTACATTGCCGCCAAAACAGTACATAGGAGGTCAAGACGACGGCTGGAATGGCATTGCTGGAAATGAATATGAGTGCAACTATCGATGCACGCTGCGATGTAGACACATATTAGTAAAACACAGTAAATCAGATAGACGTAGTTCATTCCGTGAACGGATTGTAAAGAGAACTAAGGAGGAAGCCCTAGACTTCATTTCGCAGGCCCGGGATCAAATAACAGCCGGAGAAATCGAGTTTGCTGAATTGGCTAGAGAAATCTCCGATTGCTGCTCTGCTCGACTCGGCGGTGACGTGGGCTCCTTTAAGCTTACTCAACTGTATTTCGGCTTCGAGAAAAAAGTTTTGCGCTTAAAAATCAACGAGCTCTCGAGTATTTTTGAGACAAGAGCAGGATATCACATTTTGTTGCGGACGCCGGCCAACTACAGCGACATAGATTCCCCAAAGTCAAGGAGAAAACACAGGCGCTTCAAAAAGATAAGCTATGCTATCGAAAAAGAATATT GTCTTCCCGAAGGAATAGCACCCACATCCCCATTCCTTTAA
- the LOC128259530 gene encoding pleiotrophin-A: protein MRNNYKALLLASFVTWSGVLCSTVLGTTEGQETPLALPVAEQTQPTTAIQGEVWEEDDHEVLIRNERGTKSDGLSCRYGKNPWTECDTKTNTRSRTLTLKKGDPACDQTRTIQKKCKKACRYEKGSWSDCATGQMTRADKLKASSDPSCEATRVIKKNCKPGKSKDKSAKEQRKNKDKATRKGRA, encoded by the exons AtgagaaataattataaagcGCTTCTACTGGCATCGTTTGTGACATGGTCGGGGGTGTTGTGCAGCACAGTGTTAGGCACCACAGAGGGCCAAGAAACACCTCTCGCACTTCCTGTGGCGGAGCAGACCCAGCCCACAACAGCTATACAAGGAGAAGTATGGGAGGAGGACGATCACGAAGTGTTAATAAGGAATGAACGGGGCACCAAGAGCGACG GCTTGTCGTGCCGATATGGCAAGAATCCTTGGACTGAGTGCGATACAAAAACCAATACACGTTCCAGAACCTTGACATTAAAGAAGGGCGATCCAGCGTGCGACCAAACGCGAACCATTCAGAAGAAATGTAAAAAAG CATGCCGGTATGAAAAGGGATCCTGGTCGGATTGCGCAACTGGACAAATGACTAGAGCtgataaattaaaagcaaGCAGTGATCCGTCCTGCGAAGCAACGCGTGTCATTAAGAAGAACTGCAAGCCCGGAAAGTCCAAGGACAAGAGTGCCAAAGAACAGCGTAAGAACAAAGATAAAG CTACTCGCAAAGGACGCGCTTAA